The region GCGGGCTTGTGCCCCATGAGCCACTCGCCGCGCAGGCGGTACTTGTTCGCGTGCTCGTTCTGCGTCAGGGTGATGCTTTCCAGGCCGCCCGCGACGTACACGTCGCCCTGGCCGGCCATGACGCTGTTCGCGGCGGTCGCGATGGTCTGCAGGCCGCTGGAGCAGAAGCGGTTCACGGTCTGCCCCGCCACGCTGACGGGCAGTCCGGCGCGCAGCGCGATCTGCCGGGCGATGTTGCTGCCGGTAGCACCCTCGGGGTTCCCGGCGCCCATGATGACATCCTCGATCTCGGCGGGGTCCACGCCCGCGCGGGCGACGGCGTGCGTGACGGCGTGCGCGCCCAGGTCGCTGCCGTGCGTGTCGTTCAGGAAGCCGCGGTAGGCCTTGCCGATGGGGGTGCGGGCGGTGGAGACGATGACAGCTTCAGGCATGGGGGTACTCCTTCGCGGCGTGCGCCGCAGGTGAGGGGGTGGGAGAAATTCGGCGCAGTTGGGCCAGGACGAGCGCGGCGGTGTGGTCGGTGGTGTGGTGGTCGAGCACGAACTGCCGTGCGGCCCGCCCGAACGCAGCCGTGCGCTCCGGGTACGCCGCGAGGGCCCGGAGCGCGCGGGCCAGCACGTCCGGCTGGGCGGGGACCGTCAGGCCGGTCACGCCGTCCTGCACGAGTTCCGCCTGCGCCGGAATGTCCGTGGTCACGACCGGGAGACCGGACGCCATCGCCTCCAGCGTCACCAGGGACTGATTCTCGGCCAGGGTGGGTTGCAGCAGCGCGTCCGCCGCGCGGTACAGCTCCGGCATGTCCCAGCGCCGACCCAGGAAGCGCACATTCCGCAATCCCAGCCGTGCCGCGTAGCCCTGCACCAGCGTGCCCACGCTGGAATCCATGTCGCCGACGAACACGAAATCCAGGTCCGGGGCGTGCCGCGCCGCCCGAACGCTCGCCCACTGGTTCTTCTCGGGCGTGAAGCGGCCTGGGATCAGGACCGTGAAGCGCGTGAAGCCCAGCGACTCGCGCAGCGCCGCGCGGTCCTCGGGGGTGGCGGGCCGGAACTGCCCGGGGTCCACGCCGTTCGTCACGAAGGTCGTGTCCCGCAGTCCCATCGGGCCGCGCAGGAAGTCCGCCCCCCAGCGGGACACGGTCAGCAGGTGCCCCGCGCGACGCAGCGGAATCGCCTTCGTGAAGCGGTACGTCTCGCGGTACAGCGCCCGCAGTGGCGGCGCGTAATGGTAGTCCAGCTGATCGTGCGACACGACCAGCGTGGGCGCGGCCAGCCCGGGCAGCAGGCGCAGGTACGTGCCGGGGTCCCAGGCTTGCAAGAGGCGCAGGTCGAAGTCCCGGGTCAACTCCGGCAGCGCCGTCAGGTCCGCGTAGCGCCGCACCGGAATCCCGGCCTCCCCGAACTGCGCGGCCAGCCGGTCCAGGCTCTCCCCCACCCGCAGGAACACCGTGGGCTGCACGCCCCCCGGCAGCAGGCGCGGCAGGACGTACAGCAGCCACAGTTCACTGCCCGCCACGCGCGGCGCGTCGGTCAGGACCGCCAGCCGCAGGGGCCGCGCGGCCGACCCTGCGGCGCGCGTTCCGTCGTCGGGGACAGCTTCCCCCAGCGGAATATTCATGAACCGAGTCTAGCGTCTCCGGTGGGTCGCGTCCCGCGCGGACGCCCCGCCCCACCGGATCGTGCCTCAACTTCCCGGCATGAAGACCGGGTTAATGTCATAGTGACCTGCTGGGACGCCCGCGTCCCCACCCGGAGCCCCCACTGATGAACTTCCTCGCCTTCCTCGACATTCTCGGCCTCGTCCTGTTCGCGCTGTACGTCGTGCAGCAGACCGCCAGCGCCCTGATGCGCCCCCGCCGCATCCCCCACGCCCAGGGCGGCGTGCACGTCACGTTCCTGATCCCGGCGCTGAACGAGGCGCAGGTCATCGAGGCGACCCTCCAGAACGTCCGCACCGTCGCCCCCGACGCCCGCGTGATCGTCATCGACGACGCCAGCGACGACGGCACCGACCGCATCGTCCGCGCCTTCGCGCAGCGCGACCCCGGCGTGCGCCTCCTGCGCCGCGAGTTCCCCGAAGCGCGGCAGAACAAGGGCCGCGCCATGAACTGGGCCGTCACGCGCCTCTTGGCCGAACCCGACATGCACGGCCAGGACCTCACGCAACACGTCTTCGTGGGCCTGGACGCCGACGGCCGCCTCGGGAGCGACTTCGTCCCGCAGGTGCGCGGCGCGTTCCAGGACCCGCACGTCCTCGCCGCGCAGGGCTGGATGCGCTACCGCCAGACCACCAGCGAACTCCCGGGCCTGCAGGGCGCGCTGGCGCGCGTGCTGCTCATCCAGCAGGACCTCGAGAACTTCATCCTGGGCCACTACCAGCGCGTGCGGCACTGGGCGGGCACCGCGTCCCTGACCGGCAACGGCCAGTGCATGCGCGCCAGTTACGTCGCCGGGCAGCTCGCACGCGGCGTGCAGCCCTGGCCGGACGTGCTGCTCGAGGACTTCGGCAGCGCCCTGGAAATCCGCCTGCACGACCCCAAGGCCCGCATCGCGCTGCTGACCGCGCACGTCGGGCAGCAGGGCATGATCAGCCCCGTGCCGTTCATGCGCCAGCGCGCCCGCTGGATCCAGGGCACCATGCAGTGCCTGCGATACCTGGGCCGCCTGTGGGGCGCCCGCGCCCACCCCGTCACCCTGGCGGACTTCACGTACCTGATCCTCGGGCCGTGGCTGAACACCCTGATGATCATCAGCCTGCTGTCCCAGCCGCTGCGCCGCGCGTTCGGCTGGCACGGCTTCACGTCCCCCGCGTGGGTGGCGACCGTGTTCACGCTGCTGCCCCTGGCGTTCCAGCTGAACTGGGCGCTGCGCTACCGCGCCGAACGCCGCCTGCCGCTGTGGGTGGTCGGGTACATCATGCTGACCCTGCCGGTGTTCAGCGCGATCACGCTGTGGTCGCTGCCGCTGGCGCTGTTCAACCACTTCACCGGGCGGCGCGGCTGGTACAAGAGCGTCCGGCACGACGAACCCACCGACGGCACCCTGGCCGCGTCCGGCACCACCAACTGAAGAGCGACAGGACACAGGACGGGCCGGAGGCATCTCACCTCCGGCCCGCTGCCGTTCGCGCTGGGGGCTAGATTCGCTCGCCGGACTGCGGGTCGAACAGGACCGCGCCGGGGCACAGCGCCTCGACGGCTTCCATGAGGATTACCGCGTCGTTGAAGTGATCCATGTCCGGGTCGGGACTCAGCCCGCCGAGGGTCAGCACCGCGCCGAAGGTCTGACGGCGTTCGGCGTCGGTGGCGACCGTCAGGATCACGTCGCGCAGCCCGGCCAGTTCACTGCCCTCGCCTGAACCGTCATCGAGGGCCATGAAGAACCGGTACCCGCCGAACGCGACCTCCCCGGCCCGGTCGCCGGGACGCAGGCTGGCCTCCGCTCCGGCGTGCCGGGCGACCCGCGCGCCAAGCCCGCCCAGGTCGGTGCCTGCCGGGAGGAGCGCGTGGGTCAGGTAAGGGGTGATGCTCAGCGCCCGTCCCTCAGCGGTTCCGGCTGGCGTCGAGGCCCGCGAAACTGCCGCCCTCGTCCGCGAGGCGCTTCAGGAGGGGGGCGGGCGTCTGGCCGTAGCGTTCGAGGTCCGCCACGACGTTTTGCAGGCCCATCTCGTCGGCGTACTGCATGGGGCCGCCGCGGTAGGCGGGGAAGCCGTAGCCGTACAGGTAGATCACGTCGATGTCCCCGGCGCGCGCGGCGATGCCCTCGTCGAGGATCTGCGCGCCCTCGTTCACCAGGGTGTACGCGAGGCGCCGCGTGAGTTCCTCGGTGCTGATGTCGCGGGGCGTGACCCCCTTCTCGCTGCGGTACGTGTCGATGAGGGCCTGCACGTCCGCGTTCGGGCGGGGTTTACGGGTCTCGTCGTAGTCGTAGATGCCGCCGCCCGTCTTCTGGCCCTTGCGGCCGGTCTTCACGATCCGGTCGAGCCAGCCGTCCGGTTCGGGTTCGCCGCTGACCTTCGCACGGTGCACGCGGATGGCGTGGCCGATGTCCAGGCCAGCCATGTCGCTCATCTGGAAGGGTCCCATGGGGAGGCCCAGGGCGTTCATGGCGGCGTCCACGTCCTCGGGGCGGGCGCCTTCCTCGACGAGCTGGCGGGCTTCCTCGCCGTAGCGGTGCACCATGCGGTTCCCGACGAAGCCGTCGCACACGCCGACGACCACGCCCACCTTCCTGATCTTGCGGGCGAGGGCCATGCTGGTCGCCAGCACCGTGTCGCTGGTCTTATCGGCGCGGACGATCTCCAGCAGTTTCATGACGTTGGCGGGGCTGAAGAAGTGCAGGCCGATGACGCTCTCGGGGCGGCTGGTGACGGCGGCGATCTCGTTCACGTCCAGGGTGCTGGTGTTCGTGGCGAGGATCGCGCCGGGCTTGGCGATGGCGTCGAGCCGCGTGAAGATGTCCTTCTTCACATCCATGTTCTCGAACACGGCCTCGATGATGATGTCGGCGTCCGCGAGGCTGCCCATGTCGAGGCTGGGCGTCAGGAGGCCCATGCGGGTCTCGACGTCGTCCTGGCTCATGCGTCCCTTCTTCGCGGTGTTCTCGTAGTTGCGGCGGATGACGCCCAGGCCCCGGTCCAGCGCCTCCTGGGTGGTCTCCACGATGGTCACGGGAATCCCGGCGTTCAGGAAGTTCATGGCGATGCCGCCGCCCATGGTGCCCGCCCCGATGATCCCGGCGCGGCGGATGTCCAGCGTGGGCGTGTCCTTCCCCAGGCCGGGGATCTTCGCGGCTTCCCGCTCGGCGAAGAACACGTGCCGCAGCGCGCGGGACTGCGGGGAGTCCTTCGCCTGCATGAACTTCGTCGCCTCGGCAGTCCAGCCGTCCGCGAAGGGCACGGTGGCGGCCATCTCGGCGAGGTCGATGATGAGTTCCGGGGACAGCTGCCCGCGGTGGGATTTCTTGATGCCCTGGCGGGCGGCGGCGAAGACCTCGGGGGCCGCGCCGTCCACGCCGCGCTCGCTGATGCGCGGGAGGGGCCGGGCGGCGGCGACCTCGCGGGCGAAGGCGACCGCGCCGCTCAGGAGGTCCCCGTCGATCAGGCGGTCGATCAGGCCGACCTCCTGCCCTTCGGTGGCCTTGATCGGGTTGCCGCTCAGCATCATCTCCAGGGCCTTCTGCGCGCCGACCACGCGGGGGAGGCGCTGGGTGCCGCCCGCGCCGGGCAGGACGCCCAGTTTCACCTCGGGCAGACCCAGCTGCGCGTCGGGGGTCGCCACGCGGTACGTGCAGCCCATGGCGAGTTCCAGCCCGCCACCCAGCGCCGTGCCGTGAATGGCGGCGACGGTGGGTTTGGGAAAGGCATCCAGTTTCTCGATGGTGCCGCGCAGGTCCGGCGCCTGCTCGCGGGGCAGGTTGAAGGTCCTGATGTCCGCCCCGGCGACGAAGGTGCGCCCGCCGCCGATGATCACGACGGCCCTGACGGTGTCGTCTGCGGCGGCGGCGTCCAGTCCGGCCTTGAGGCCCTCGGGGACGCCGGGGCTGAAGGCGTTCACGGGCGGGTTCTGGATGGTCAGGATCAGGATGTCGTCCTGGCGGGACTGCGCGACGATGTTCTCGGTGCTCATGCGGGGCCTCCTGCGGGGCGGTCGGGTTGAGGGTGCGGGTGTGCGGCCCCAGCTTTCCATGAAAGGCCGGGACGGTCAAACACGTTCACGTTCAGAGTGTACGTTGACGTTCACTTTCGCGCAGGGGCGGGGTATGCTGCCGGGCATGACCGACAGTCAGACTGCCGCCACCCCGCAGGCCAGCATGCGCGCCATCCGCGTGGAACGCCTCGGGCCGCCCGACGTCATGCAGCTCCAGGACGCGCCCGTCCCCTCCCCCGCGCCCGGCGAGGTCCGCGTGCGCGTCGAGGCGGTCGGCATCAACTTCGCCGACGCGCTGGCCGTCGCCGGGGAGTACCTCACCCGCACCCGCGTGCCGTACACGCCCGGCATGGAATTCGCCGGGATCGTGGACGCCCTGGGCGAGGGCGTCCAAGGCGTGCAGGTCGGCACGCGCGTCGCCGCGCTGGGCGGCAGCGGCGCCATGGCCGAGTACGCCACCGTGCCCGCCGCCGCGCTGATCCCCGTCCCGCAGAGCCTCAGCGGCGCGCAGGCCGCCGCGTTCCCCGTGTCGTACTTCACCGCGTACCACGGCCTGAAAACCCTCGGGCGCGGCGAGGCGGGCGAATGGGTGCTCGTGCAGGCCGCCGCCGGGGCGTTGGGCACCGCCAGCATCCAGCTCGCCAAGGCCCTGGGCATGAACGTCATCGCCCTGGCCAGCACCGACGAGAAACTGGAGATCGCCCGCACCCTGGGCGCGGACGTCACCATCCTGCAGGACGACCCGGACCGCGTGAAGAAAGTCCGCGACGCGGCGGGCGGGAAGGGCGTGCCCCTGATCCTGGAGGTCGTGGGCGGCAAACGCTTCCAGGAGAGCCTCGACATGGCCGCCAGCCGCGGCCGGATCATCGTGATCGGCAACGCCAGCCGCGAACAGGCGAACCTGCGCCCCGTGGAACTCATGAAACGCAACCTGACCGTCACGGGCCTGTGGCTGACCAGCCTCATGAACGACGCGCCCGCCACCGCCGAGGCCGCCCGCGCTCTGGCCGAACTCGTCGGCAGCGGGAAGGTCGTCCCGCAGGTCGGCCCCACCTACGCCCTGGACCAGAGCGTGCAGGCCTTCGAGGACCTCCTGAACCGCCGCACGACCGGCAAGGTCATCATCGAACCCGGCCGCTGAGGCTCACCACCCAGCGAACTGCACGGCGCCCCTCCCACGTGGGGGGGCGTCTTCTGCTGTTCCCCGCCTCGGGTCCGGGCCTCCGGTCCCAGCCTCCGGTCCCGGCCGACCGTTTCGCGGCCGATCACGGGCTGATCATGCCCCGGGAGGCACAGTGCAGGCCAGCCCCGCTAACGCGGCCATAACGCGCGGGCGGGCACACTCGGCCTCACTCGTCCTCTCATCCATCCGGAGCGTCCCTGTCATGATCCCCACCCTGTTCCCCGACCGTCATCCCGTCGCGTTCCTCGTTCACCCCCGTACCGACGTCGCCGCCGATCTGGGCGGTATCTGCCGCCCGCTGGGCTGGGTGCCGAACGGCGTGTACGCGGCCGCGCTGCGCCGCGTGGAGTTCCCCAGCCCGGTCACGGGCACGCTGCGCTTCGCGGACGACCCGGCCCGCACCGCCGGGTGGCTGATCACGGTGCCCCTGACGCCCCGCGACCTGCTGAGTGGCGGGCGGCGCGCGCAGCGGATCATCGGGCGGGCCGTGGACCGCGCCGCGCAGCTCGGCGCGCGCACCGTCGGGCTGGGTGCCCTGACCGCCCCGGCCACAGCGGGCGGCGCGGCGCTGCGGCACCGGACGGACATCGGCGTGACGAACGGGAACGCGTTCACGGCCGCCATGACCCTGCTGGGCGCGCAGCGGCTGCTGGACGACCTGCCGGGCGACGCGCTGGTGGCGGTCGTGGGCGCGACCGGGAGCGTCGGCGGGTGCCTGACTCGGCTGCTCGCGCAGAGAACGCCGAATCCGCTGCTGCTCGTCGCGCGGAACGAGGCGCGGCTGCGGTCCCTGCGGGCCAGCCTCCCGGCCGGGCGGGCGGTCGCCACGACCGACCTGGACCGCGTGCGGGACGCGGACCTGGTGATCCTGCTGACGAGCGCCGAGGACGCCCTGCTGGGCTCCCGGCACCTGAAACGCGGCGCGGTCGTGCTGGACGACACCCAGCCGCGCAACACCCGTCCGGAGCTGCTGCTGGAACGCCCGGACGTGCGGATCGTGGACGGCGGACTGGTCAGCGTGCCCGGCGTGCAGCGGCGCGGCTTCATCGGGCTGCCGCCCGGCGTGGCGTACGCGTGCCTCGCCGAGACGCTGCTGCTGGGCCTGAGCGGGCACCGGGGGCACTACTCGCTGGGCAGCCCCAGTCCCGAGCAGGCGACGCTGCTGCTGGACGTGGCGCGGCAGGCGCGGCACCTGGGGTTCACGCTGGCCGCCCCGCACTCGTTCGGGCAGCCGGTCACCGTGACCCGCCGCTTCGAGTCGCCCCTGCCCGCCGGGGTGGTCTCGCAGGACCGCCAGCGGGGCGAGGTGGTCGCGTGAACGCCCCCGGTCACGGCAGTCCGGTGACGCGGGTGGTCGTCGTGGGCGGCGGGTACGTGGGCGTGGACGCCTGCCGGGCCCTGCGGCGCGGCGCGGGACGGCAGCTGGCGCGGGGCGAGATGCAGGTCACGGTCGTGAACCCCACCCCGTACCACACCTTCCACGGGTTCACGGGCGAGGCGCTGGGCGGGCAGCTGGCCCTGACGCGCACGCTGACGCCCCTGCGGCCCCTGCTGCCCGGCGCAGAGGTCGTGCAGGGCACGGT is a window of Deinococcus grandis DNA encoding:
- a CDS encoding NADPH:quinone oxidoreductase family protein, coding for MTDSQTAATPQASMRAIRVERLGPPDVMQLQDAPVPSPAPGEVRVRVEAVGINFADALAVAGEYLTRTRVPYTPGMEFAGIVDALGEGVQGVQVGTRVAALGGSGAMAEYATVPAAALIPVPQSLSGAQAAAFPVSYFTAYHGLKTLGRGEAGEWVLVQAAAGALGTASIQLAKALGMNVIALASTDEKLEIARTLGADVTILQDDPDRVKKVRDAAGGKGVPLILEVVGGKRFQESLDMAASRGRIIVIGNASREQANLRPVELMKRNLTVTGLWLTSLMNDAPATAEAARALAELVGSGKVVPQVGPTYALDQSVQAFEDLLNRRTTGKVIIEPGR
- a CDS encoding glycosyltransferase family 4 protein; amino-acid sequence: MNIPLGEAVPDDGTRAAGSAARPLRLAVLTDAPRVAGSELWLLYVLPRLLPGGVQPTVFLRVGESLDRLAAQFGEAGIPVRRYADLTALPELTRDFDLRLLQAWDPGTYLRLLPGLAAPTLVVSHDQLDYHYAPPLRALYRETYRFTKAIPLRRAGHLLTVSRWGADFLRGPMGLRDTTFVTNGVDPGQFRPATPEDRAALRESLGFTRFTVLIPGRFTPEKNQWASVRAARHAPDLDFVFVGDMDSSVGTLVQGYAARLGLRNVRFLGRRWDMPELYRAADALLQPTLAENQSLVTLEAMASGLPVVTTDIPAQAELVQDGVTGLTVPAQPDVLARALRALAAYPERTAAFGRAARQFVLDHHTTDHTAALVLAQLRRISPTPSPAAHAAKEYPHA
- a CDS encoding glycosyltransferase family 2 protein, with amino-acid sequence MNFLAFLDILGLVLFALYVVQQTASALMRPRRIPHAQGGVHVTFLIPALNEAQVIEATLQNVRTVAPDARVIVIDDASDDGTDRIVRAFAQRDPGVRLLRREFPEARQNKGRAMNWAVTRLLAEPDMHGQDLTQHVFVGLDADGRLGSDFVPQVRGAFQDPHVLAAQGWMRYRQTTSELPGLQGALARVLLIQQDLENFILGHYQRVRHWAGTASLTGNGQCMRASYVAGQLARGVQPWPDVLLEDFGSALEIRLHDPKARIALLTAHVGQQGMISPVPFMRQRARWIQGTMQCLRYLGRLWGARAHPVTLADFTYLILGPWLNTLMIISLLSQPLRRAFGWHGFTSPAWVATVFTLLPLAFQLNWALRYRAERRLPLWVVGYIMLTLPVFSAITLWSLPLALFNHFTGRRGWYKSVRHDEPTDGTLAASGTTN
- a CDS encoding 3-hydroxyacyl-CoA dehydrogenase NAD-binding domain-containing protein; its protein translation is MSTENIVAQSRQDDILILTIQNPPVNAFSPGVPEGLKAGLDAAAADDTVRAVVIIGGGRTFVAGADIRTFNLPREQAPDLRGTIEKLDAFPKPTVAAIHGTALGGGLELAMGCTYRVATPDAQLGLPEVKLGVLPGAGGTQRLPRVVGAQKALEMMLSGNPIKATEGQEVGLIDRLIDGDLLSGAVAFAREVAAARPLPRISERGVDGAAPEVFAAARQGIKKSHRGQLSPELIIDLAEMAATVPFADGWTAEATKFMQAKDSPQSRALRHVFFAEREAAKIPGLGKDTPTLDIRRAGIIGAGTMGGGIAMNFLNAGIPVTIVETTQEALDRGLGVIRRNYENTAKKGRMSQDDVETRMGLLTPSLDMGSLADADIIIEAVFENMDVKKDIFTRLDAIAKPGAILATNTSTLDVNEIAAVTSRPESVIGLHFFSPANVMKLLEIVRADKTSDTVLATSMALARKIRKVGVVVGVCDGFVGNRMVHRYGEEARQLVEEGARPEDVDAAMNALGLPMGPFQMSDMAGLDIGHAIRVHRAKVSGEPEPDGWLDRIVKTGRKGQKTGGGIYDYDETRKPRPNADVQALIDTYRSEKGVTPRDISTEELTRRLAYTLVNEGAQILDEGIAARAGDIDVIYLYGYGFPAYRGGPMQYADEMGLQNVVADLERYGQTPAPLLKRLADEGGSFAGLDASRNR
- a CDS encoding semialdehyde dehydrogenase produces the protein MIPTLFPDRHPVAFLVHPRTDVAADLGGICRPLGWVPNGVYAAALRRVEFPSPVTGTLRFADDPARTAGWLITVPLTPRDLLSGGRRAQRIIGRAVDRAAQLGARTVGLGALTAPATAGGAALRHRTDIGVTNGNAFTAAMTLLGAQRLLDDLPGDALVAVVGATGSVGGCLTRLLAQRTPNPLLLVARNEARLRSLRASLPAGRAVATTDLDRVRDADLVILLTSAEDALLGSRHLKRGAVVLDDTQPRNTRPELLLERPDVRIVDGGLVSVPGVQRRGFIGLPPGVAYACLAETLLLGLSGHRGHYSLGSPSPEQATLLLDVARQARHLGFTLAAPHSFGQPVTVTRRFESPLPAGVVSQDRQRGEVVA